The following proteins are encoded in a genomic region of Nitrospiria bacterium:
- a CDS encoding HlyD family secretion protein codes for MDVANAEEESISATPQPPAMDRRRRLRLLLMALGPAGLAAVAAYFYLTGGRFEATDDAYVQTARVAISANVAGRVQEIAVRDNQAVRKGDMLFRLDDAPFRIAVEEAGAQLAAARLQVESLKATYRQRQSELTSAQETLAFQQHEYERQQRLLASGIASQLQVDRALHALDEARTHVAGARQQVGAVAASLGGDPNIAPDRHPMVQQAQALLDRAKLNLSYTIVTAPSEGVVTRVEQLQAGSYIGASEPVFALVSTGDVWIEANFKEDQLTHMRVGQIASVQVDSYPGKTFEGRVASLSPGTGSQFSVLPPENATGNWVKVVQRLPVRVELGHSDPSFPLQDGLSANVSVDTGYQRHLFGSAEANPAGASTGVK; via the coding sequence ATGGACGTAGCGAACGCCGAGGAAGAGAGTATCAGCGCCACGCCACAACCGCCGGCGATGGACCGGCGACGGCGTCTGCGCCTTCTGCTGATGGCGTTGGGGCCGGCCGGCCTCGCGGCCGTCGCCGCCTACTTCTATCTGACCGGAGGACGCTTTGAGGCAACCGACGACGCCTACGTGCAGACCGCGCGCGTCGCCATCAGCGCCAACGTCGCCGGACGCGTGCAGGAGATTGCCGTGCGCGACAACCAGGCTGTGCGCAAGGGCGACATGCTGTTTCGCCTCGACGACGCACCGTTCCGTATCGCGGTCGAGGAAGCCGGCGCGCAGCTCGCCGCGGCACGACTGCAGGTCGAGTCATTGAAGGCGACCTATCGGCAACGCCAGTCCGAACTCACATCGGCGCAGGAGACACTGGCGTTTCAACAACATGAATACGAACGGCAGCAGCGCTTGCTCGCTTCGGGCATTGCGTCCCAGTTACAGGTCGATCGTGCGCTGCACGCGCTCGATGAGGCCCGCACCCACGTCGCGGGCGCGCGGCAACAGGTCGGCGCGGTGGCCGCCAGCCTGGGCGGCGATCCGAACATCGCGCCGGACCGGCATCCCATGGTGCAGCAGGCACAAGCGCTGCTCGACCGGGCCAAGCTCAACCTATCCTACACCATTGTCACGGCGCCCAGCGAGGGCGTCGTCACGCGCGTCGAGCAACTGCAGGCGGGCAGCTATATCGGCGCGTCGGAGCCGGTGTTCGCGCTGGTGTCGACAGGCGATGTCTGGATCGAGGCGAATTTCAAGGAAGACCAGCTCACCCACATGCGAGTCGGCCAGATCGCCAGCGTACAAGTAGACAGCTATCCCGGTAAAACCTTCGAGGGGCGGGTGGCCAGCTTGAGTCCCGGAACCGGTTCGCAATTTTCGGTATTGCCCCCCGAAAATGCGACGGGAAACTGGGTCAAGGTGGTACAAAGATTGCCGGTGCGCGTGGAACTCGGGCATTCCGATCCGTCGTTTCCGCTGCAGGACGGACTGAGCGCCAATGTCAGCGTTGATACCGGGTATCAGCGCCATCTTTTCGGGTCGGCTGAAGCGAATCCGGCCGGCGCTTCGACTGGAGTCAAGTGA
- a CDS encoding MarR family transcriptional regulator, with the protein MDRLRNFGFLLKDVSHRYVLRFEQRARGISLTLPQCKALVRLEKNEGVSQARLAELADVEPMTMVRILDRMEADGLLERRPDPGDRRARRLYLTGKGRTLLDKIWRLAELTRAETFAGIRRQDRDAFMDLLERIHRNVCALDDQPIESRDTAVGIQATPAAGKGASRSRRTRTRK; encoded by the coding sequence ATGGATCGACTGCGCAACTTCGGTTTTCTGCTCAAGGACGTAAGCCATCGGTATGTGCTTCGCTTCGAGCAGCGGGCGCGGGGGATTTCCCTGACACTTCCGCAGTGCAAGGCGCTGGTCCGTCTCGAGAAGAACGAGGGTGTCAGTCAGGCCAGGCTCGCCGAACTCGCCGATGTGGAACCCATGACGATGGTGCGTATCCTCGACCGCATGGAAGCCGACGGTCTGCTCGAACGGCGTCCTGATCCAGGGGACCGTCGCGCGCGCCGCCTCTACCTAACCGGCAAGGGCCGGACCCTCCTTGACAAAATCTGGCGCCTGGCCGAGCTGACTCGCGCCGAGACATTCGCCGGCATCCGCCGGCAGGACCGGGACGCGTTTATGGATCTGCTGGAACGTATTCACCGGAATGTATGCGCTCTCGATGACCAGCCCATCGAGTCCCGGGACACCGCCGTGGGCATACAAGCGACGCCGGCCGCCGGCAAGGGTGCGAGCCGTTCCCGCAGAACCCGAACGAGAAAGTGA
- a CDS encoding NmrA/HSCARG family protein, whose product MNQGKDLILITGATGQQGGAVARELLSRGHKVRAMTRKPDGDAARALKKLGAEMIAGDLDAPKSLEAALTGAWGVFSVQNTWEAGVAKEEEQGKRLAEVARKKGVSHFVYTSVESAQRKTGIPHFDNKGRIEETVRRLGFPSYTILRPVFFMDNFLSPWFKPALDQGKLMIGLKPATRLQMIAVEDIGKFGARVFEEHEKMNRKEIDLAGDEKTMPETAVILGKATGKTVEFAQVPIAEIRKSSEDYALMLEWFDRVGYSADIPALAKAYGIRLTTLPEWAAKALRTRA is encoded by the coding sequence ATGAATCAGGGAAAAGATCTGATCCTCATTACGGGTGCGACGGGACAGCAGGGCGGCGCGGTGGCGCGCGAGTTGCTATCACGCGGTCACAAGGTGCGCGCGATGACACGCAAACCCGATGGAGATGCGGCCCGGGCGCTGAAAAAACTCGGTGCGGAGATGATCGCGGGGGATCTCGACGCCCCGAAATCGCTGGAGGCCGCCCTCACCGGCGCGTGGGGCGTCTTCTCGGTCCAGAACACCTGGGAGGCCGGCGTGGCGAAGGAAGAGGAGCAGGGCAAACGCCTGGCCGAGGTCGCCCGGAAGAAAGGCGTCTCGCATTTCGTCTACACTTCGGTCGAGTCGGCCCAACGCAAAACCGGCATCCCTCATTTCGACAATAAGGGACGGATCGAGGAGACGGTTCGCCGGCTCGGTTTTCCTTCCTACACGATCCTGCGGCCCGTCTTCTTCATGGATAATTTTCTCTCGCCCTGGTTCAAGCCGGCCCTCGATCAGGGAAAGCTGATGATCGGGCTCAAACCGGCCACGCGCCTCCAAATGATCGCCGTGGAGGACATCGGGAAGTTCGGCGCGCGGGTTTTTGAAGAGCATGAAAAGATGAACCGGAAGGAGATCGACCTGGCCGGCGATGAGAAGACGATGCCGGAGACGGCCGTAATCCTGGGCAAGGCGACGGGCAAAACGGTCGAGTTCGCGCAGGTTCCGATCGCGGAGATTCGCAAGTCCAGCGAGGATTATGCCCTCATGCTCGAGTGGTTCGACCGGGTCGGATACAGCGCGGACATTCCCGCACTCGCCAAGGCGTACGGGATCCGGTTGACGACCCTTCCCGAATGGGCCGCGAAAGCCCTCCGGACCCGGGCCTAA
- a CDS encoding hydrolase has protein sequence MAIQPSIDQRVHTKAVSEFRPAWWLRGPHRQTVWRRLFDRRPEPPLLRERVDTPDGDFIDLDWFASVRRHGYRPLLVVLHGLEGSSRSPYVLGLLCEAERRGWDGVAINFRSCSGEINRRPRFYHSGETGDLDHIVSSVVSDNPGRPIGLVGYSLGGNVLLKWLGEHGEKIPESIRAAVAVSVPFDLAAAAHRIDHGIHRIYGQVFLRTLKQKVLLKVKMFPDLLDPKEVARIRSFAQFDDRVTAPIHGFKDARDYWTRSSAGPWLEEIRKPTFLLNAYDDPFLPASCLPHDAVARSPWLTAEFTPRGGHVGFVEGRSPGAVTYWVDRRVLAYLDSLVRTGSG, from the coding sequence ATGGCGATTCAACCATCGATCGATCAAAGGGTTCATACCAAGGCGGTCTCCGAATTCCGTCCCGCGTGGTGGCTTCGCGGGCCGCATCGGCAGACGGTCTGGCGGCGCCTGTTCGACCGCCGGCCGGAGCCGCCCCTCCTTCGAGAGCGTGTGGACACACCGGACGGCGATTTCATCGACCTGGACTGGTTTGCGTCCGTCCGACGGCACGGCTACCGGCCGCTTTTGGTTGTTCTTCACGGCCTGGAAGGCTCCTCGCGTTCTCCCTACGTGCTCGGACTGCTTTGCGAAGCCGAGCGGCGGGGTTGGGACGGCGTGGCCATAAATTTTCGATCCTGCAGCGGCGAGATCAACCGGCGCCCCCGGTTTTACCACTCGGGAGAAACGGGTGACCTGGATCATATCGTCTCGTCGGTCGTCTCGGACAATCCGGGTCGGCCGATCGGACTGGTCGGCTACTCGCTGGGCGGAAACGTTCTCTTGAAATGGCTGGGCGAACACGGAGAAAAAATTCCCGAATCCATTCGAGCCGCCGTAGCGGTCTCCGTCCCGTTCGATCTGGCGGCCGCGGCCCACCGGATCGACCACGGCATCCACCGGATCTACGGCCAGGTCTTTCTGCGAACGCTCAAGCAGAAAGTGCTGCTGAAGGTTAAAATGTTTCCCGACCTCTTGGACCCGAAGGAGGTGGCTCGAATCCGGAGCTTCGCTCAATTCGACGACCGCGTGACCGCGCCGATTCATGGTTTCAAGGACGCGCGGGATTACTGGACCCGCTCAAGCGCCGGGCCGTGGCTTGAAGAAATCCGGAAACCCACATTCCTGCTCAACGCCTACGACGATCCGTTTCTCCCCGCTTCCTGTCTGCCGCATGACGCCGTGGCCCGGTCGCCCTGGCTGACGGCCGAGTTCACTCCCCGCGGCGGACACGTGGGGTTCGTCGAGGGAAGGAGTCCGGGAGCGGTCACTTATTGGGTCGACCGCAGAGTACTGGCCTATCTGGATTCCCTTGTCCGCACCGGAAGCGGTTGA